Proteins encoded within one genomic window of uncultured Desulfobacter sp.:
- a CDS encoding radical SAM protein, with amino-acid sequence MANLKCHICEQGCVIAEGKTGVCGMYEQKHGRIEERFADQYLVACPISIETMPILHYFPGGKFLQISTTGCNFNCPGCISTTIVREMPRDSRVFQTLTPEQIVEKTIQEGCMGIAFLMNDPLASFPTFLRVAKLARSKGLQVGCSSNTYFTEKALTQITPYLNFINVGMKGFFDNAYYRCGASSGIAPVLRNIKALVSSGVHVEISAILMKDNADELTELAMFIAQISPAIPFQVMRFIPFENADISQEPTVCEAEEFCTTLRKILPFVYLFNTPGTELLHTTCPECNLTVYRRNFYGPMGAKPYGDPPASDNNGQCPQCRCDLNMIGTSSEFAFQEGDFEGGYPFTRALEIVEAMLIAMGVRDKRKLAKAWESLLEKGGLKKLHHGIQTPRAYIETVRHFGKIADASESAEDLADFLEEKLAYINAGVSMATHLPRVYYTMAKPLFYINYERLENQLVETAGGISVNRSMDSVGRPGRNFTKERLVALNPDVIFISAFISNSVTDFCEECLQLDVQVNAVKNGQIYTPPSPGWDFGSPRWILGLMFMANVLHPEIFNFNVMQEAKQFYRRFYHTDFSLPYVNRSFSKPDRKWQWA; translated from the coding sequence ATGGCAAATTTAAAGTGTCATATCTGTGAACAGGGCTGCGTTATCGCCGAAGGAAAAACCGGCGTGTGCGGCATGTACGAACAAAAACACGGGCGCATTGAAGAACGGTTCGCCGACCAATACCTGGTTGCCTGCCCCATCTCCATTGAAACCATGCCCATTCTGCACTATTTCCCCGGGGGGAAGTTCCTGCAAATCAGCACCACCGGCTGCAATTTTAATTGCCCGGGCTGTATTTCCACCACCATTGTCAGGGAAATGCCCCGGGACAGCCGGGTGTTTCAAACCCTGACACCGGAACAGATCGTTGAAAAAACGATCCAGGAAGGTTGCATGGGCATTGCGTTTTTAATGAATGATCCGTTAGCCTCTTTTCCGACATTCCTGCGTGTGGCAAAACTGGCGCGTTCCAAAGGGCTCCAGGTAGGGTGTTCTTCAAATACCTATTTTACTGAAAAAGCCCTGACTCAGATCACACCCTATCTGAATTTCATCAATGTCGGCATGAAAGGTTTTTTTGACAATGCCTATTATCGGTGTGGGGCTTCCTCCGGGATTGCGCCGGTTTTAAGGAACATCAAGGCCCTTGTCTCTTCAGGCGTCCATGTTGAGATCTCGGCCATCCTGATGAAAGACAATGCCGATGAGCTCACCGAACTGGCTATGTTTATCGCCCAGATATCCCCGGCGATCCCGTTTCAGGTGATGCGGTTTATTCCCTTTGAAAATGCGGACATCTCCCAGGAACCCACGGTATGTGAGGCCGAAGAGTTTTGTACAACACTTCGCAAAATACTGCCCTTTGTCTACCTGTTCAATACCCCGGGCACTGAACTGCTTCATACCACCTGCCCCGAATGCAACCTGACGGTTTACAGGCGAAATTTTTACGGTCCCATGGGCGCAAAACCCTATGGGGATCCCCCGGCATCCGACAACAATGGACAATGCCCCCAATGCCGGTGTGATCTGAATATGATTGGTACCTCGTCGGAATTCGCCTTTCAGGAAGGTGACTTTGAAGGCGGGTATCCGTTTACCCGCGCCCTGGAAATTGTGGAAGCCATGTTGATTGCCATGGGCGTGCGTGACAAAAGAAAATTGGCAAAGGCCTGGGAGTCGCTTCTTGAAAAGGGGGGGTTAAAAAAACTGCATCATGGTATTCAAACCCCCCGGGCTTATATTGAAACGGTCCGGCATTTCGGTAAAATTGCCGATGCATCTGAATCTGCAGAAGATCTGGCCGACTTTTTGGAAGAAAAACTGGCATATATCAACGCAGGCGTCTCAATGGCCACCCATTTGCCGCGGGTATATTACACCATGGCAAAGCCGCTTTTTTACATTAATTACGAAAGATTGGAAAACCAGTTGGTGGAAACGGCCGGGGGGATCAGTGTGAACAGATCCATGGATTCGGTCGGGCGGCCCGGCAGGAATTTTACAAAGGAGAGATTGGTCGCGCTCAATCCTGATGTCATTTTTATTTCAGCGTTTATTTCAAACTCTGTGACGGATTTTTGTGAAGAGTGTCTGCAATTGGACGTTCAGGTCAATGCGGTGAAAAACGGACAGATTTATACGCCCCCTTCCCCGGGGTGGGATTTCGGTAGTCCCCGCTGGATTCTGGGATTGATGTTCATGGCCAATGTCCTGCACCCGGAAATATTCAATTTTAATGTTATGCAAGAGGCTAAACAGTTTTACCGCAGATTTTATCACACTGATTTTTCATTGCCCTATGTAAACCGGTCGTTCAGCAAGCCGGACCGGAAATGGCAGTGGGCATAA